The Montipora foliosa isolate CH-2021 chromosome 6, ASM3666993v2, whole genome shotgun sequence genome includes the window ATGTATGGTTACATAATCGCTTTCAGTTACCATCTGTTGAATACTGGAAGAAAATTGAAACCGGCTGTTCCCATAGCTCACAAGTtatgaatgaaaataataaacCCGCCTGTGGTACGAGACACACTTAACAAACAAATGAGCCTAAACCGAGACATGATCTCTCATGTTCCTCTCCTTGAAGTCATTTGGATAAAAGTGTTTCTTGATTGTTTAGCAACATTTTAATCATTGATACATTGTTCATATAAGCTTTTAGGTTCCAACGTTAAGTTGTCAAGCAATGCGGGACTTAGGGACTAACAACTGATACGGAACCACAAAAGTTTTAAACTCAGgttgtaaatttgaaaaattggtTCTTGTATATCTCTTCTCTGAGGAAAAATATTGTTGCTTCTGAGAAATATAGAGGCTTTattaaaaactagatcattAATATTCATTGGATAATGTGGGGGacgataatgcaattctagagttttgattggcttagccatcatggcACATGAACtacaaactacatgtattatacCAAACTCTCcaaatatcagtaactgtaCGCGATTTCAGTTTTCGCTTTTACAAAATAACGTAGGGAATATTTATCTACAATTTGTGGCCTGTGGCCTGTAGGCTTTAGTAGATTGTGCCCGAAAAAAAAAGCGTATTATGCTTTATGCAGTGCTCATAGTTTTTagaaattatgccaaaattatGCTACTTTCTGAAAATTATGCTCTCTGTCACCGAAATTATGCTACTTAGATCTTGAGTAAAATAAACATCACCAGCTTTAACTCTACCCGTACTAACTTTAATGAACATTCATATAGTCCACCTTCCAGTCTTACAGTCTTTAGCATCGCAAATACGCATGTGCGCACCTCAAAAAGCCAAATGATTAACAAATGCTATCAAAATCAACCGTTTCCGGGTTCTGAATCCGTGTCAACTTTCATAACTGCAGAAGACCAATGGGGTAGGTTATCAGATTGTTGGTCGCTGGAAGGGAAGTAGATGTACTCGAGGACGACGGCATCTTTGATCTGTGGTCTGAGGGGCCAAGCCGCCGAGCCATAAGCGTGGTGGCTTGAGGAGAGTCATGCACAGGGAAACCTGGTCTGCCAGACCATATCTGACCATGGGCGTTAGCACATACCTCaacattttccaaaaacaatacagaaataaaacacaaactgaATTATTCTAGAACTATgatgggtttttttttgttttcaacgcaTAAAAGCTCGGATTATGCTAGCAgtgctaaactgaaataaaggCTAAAATAATGCTCGTTTGCTAAAttatgcttaaaattatgctagcacaatctaccaaagccaaggggcctgtttcttgaaagtcccgagaCTTAAGGGGCCATTCtcaggtgtcacaattcctttgtatctcaagaactgATAGGATTCAAGTCGTCAAACAGTGATTTTGCTTTTTACCTTGAAAACAGGTTAATacatcggctttccaaaacaagccgTTGCCAAATtcataaatggcttttcggCCGGCCCGAAAGGTTTTCGGGACGCCCCTGGTTAAAGCcgactcggcgctacgcgcctcgttgcaTGCCTATCTATCATGTCATATCCAACACGCGcttgtggaataattgttaaatataaccTTATCTCAATCTTCTTGTGTCATTTAGGGtactttagtttttttttgaGGTGATGGCCACACCGGGTTTGGTCTTATGGTGTATTCACGTTGCTTTTAAGGCTCTTTTTCGCTGAATATAACTTCGTTTTCCCGAGTTTTCAGGCTTGTGATGAacattttgattgaaatttgcgTTTAAGTGACAAACTGGTATTTGAAAAATTTCTGATCAACTATTTTAACTCTGAATGTTATACCTTTGGTTTGAATTTGCAGGAGCCCATCTAGAATTGTGTTTTCTTCAACACAGTGACTTGTCACAGTTTTAATtagagaaaacatttttttttgtagctTTAATTGTTCGTTTTCTGACAAGAAGGTTTATCACGGAGTATGATCAAACTTTAGGTGAgtaaaaggaaaggttacgtttatacaaacgttggccgtgtagcacttatattttaaacagagttaactgaatagagtgtagtgtaacatgaagtgctagatttctatcccatatgaaccatgtgagcgttagccctactgatggaaatgggcccacacaaggagagagaaaaacgctgaccagggtgggaattgaagccacgaccttcgggttagatctccgccgctctaccgactgagctacaaggtcagacgggagcaggccgtgggaactgaagatgttaaagtcacggcaatgaacatgtacatgcaagtacaaggaaaggttatgtttatacaaacgttggccgtgtagcacttatattttagaCAGAGGAGTACTTAAACTTGAGTAAGGCTACTTAAAGTGAATCTAACCTCAAAGTactttttttgcaaaagttaAATGTCTAAGATATAAATGattattttacctttgcttCTCTAGAGTTTGACTTTTACGAGAGAGTTACAAAGCTGGCATTCATTTGTCCCATTGCCGAGCTAGTGAGAGGTATGAGCCAATGACGTCAAGAACTAATTTGCAGTACCAAACTACATAATGTAAAGTAGTTTCTGAGTTCATCGAAGGAATAGGCCCATGTCTCTCATACATTGCCTCGGCTGTGGACAAACGATTGCCAACAGCTTCCTCTTACTTACCTTATGAGGGCACATTAAAAAGTTAAATCTAGAGAAGCAAAAGTAAATATATGTTTTGATATTTAACATTTGCTTATTGACGTTGGGTGCACTTTAATTGAGTTTGCGAAGAAAACAACACTTGCCGTCTATTCACTGGCTAAGTCCAGTTGGGTGGAGTTAAGATTTTGATGGGTTTAATATCGTATGAGAATGATCCGTTGCTACAGGACCGAAACTGTGCAATAATCCACACCTTCCCTCCTCTAACCCCTTATATTGTTTTAATCATAGACGTCTCCCAGCTCAAAAGGTCCAGCTATATCTAAAGATATAAATTCCACATAAGAAATACGGTATAATTTTACTATATCTCTCAGATATTACGCACACTGTGATTAGCTAAATTAGCAGTCCATATtttacagtacggcccgctaaatttgaaatttcggtAAAACActctctagcaagtttttccTGTCTTTTTTTATGCATAAAGATGTAAAATtattggaaaggaaaggaactttatttaagtgtctagtaggtttagcgctggagcactaattggggacactgtaaagtgaaattaacaattaacaaaacaagtcaaatgttggtttttgaggagaggggaaaccggaaggctcgattaccagccgctgtttcgggaaatgagccagcgctcactcccgaaatctcggctggacgcgtgaggtgagccattgttaatctccgccaatcagaaactcgcctgcacaaatccgtctggcataaattatatgttttggctgcgaaggtattctttgacccggcctgttcgaggtttacagtgcttttaaggtaggaaacatctaagattgcgacaacgaaaagtgttcgagaagctggagaatgggaactgtgtcgttttctacggcctgagttcgcaaacttcactgattttccaattggcgccaaggtcaaaatacggctttcaaatccatttctattgcaattttctcctcatacctcgctaatgtaagagcaagtaaaattcctcaagatcaattgaaagtactgctgagtttattggtggcaaaacgagggggccaATGAGGTCGACCGAGAGCTGAAGCCGCCGAAGATTTTtttgatgattcgccggttgaattcaaactcacattgatcattctgatcatttaaccacaaactcaagctcgtatcatctggaaacttcgcacagacgttttaagcattgttatgtaatttctgttttcttaaaatcagtgtttttgggatgtgtaatgctatttccccgcaactattgacttcgcataaattatattttgaatttaggtcacagacacaatctatcgctcacgcgtccagccgtctcttctcggggaggatacccgaactcgagtgagcggcggaaatcgagcctaggaaaccggagtacccggagaaaacctctcggtgcagagtagagaaccaacaaactcaacccacatatgacgccgagtctgggaatcgaacctgggccacattggtgggaggcgagtgctctcaccactacgccatctcTTCACCcctgaaccttccgcttgacttcaactagctTCCTTTCCCGCGTGGCTGATTACcacaaatatataaaaaatacattactaacctcgttttctcgttATGTACTGGAAATTACAGACCCTTGCTTTTCCCTTTAGATTTATGGCcctcgcgcttgggccataaatctaAGGGGAAAAACGAGGGCCGTAATTTACAGTACCTCCCTataactcggttagtaagaggtatgtataTGTTATGCCTGTAATTAACTAGAAAAATACTTCTTGATTCAGAAAAACTGAAAGAATTGTCTTGAAATTAAATCTCTAGAGTCCACGTGGAGACATCACATGGAGGTGGACAGTGAGTATATCTACGTTGATTTGATGGATACCGCTGGAGAGGTGCGTATTTTATGAATTAACTCATATTTTCTATGATCTTACTCTCTCTCATCAATTAATTAATGGTTACTTTTCAGCCACCTCAGGATCTTCATATGTCATCGATCACCTACCTGTTCATGAAGCCCAGTACACATCACTGATTATTTCCAAAAGTATACTATGGTTGCATTTGGAGCGATAATAATCAAATCTTAGACTTCTTTCCAACCCTCTACTTGTTTGGTTATTTGGAGAAATTTGGTTTTTTGCGATTAAAGTGGTGCGCCTTTTTTCACCGAAACAAACGATGTTTCCTGTCATGAATACAGATGCAGTCACGTTTCTTCAAATCTGGACCCGTACTGTGGAGCAGTTTACCTGACAATATTAGACAAATAACTAATatataaaagtttaaaaaagacctTAAAACATTGTTTAATATTTAGACGTATCAATGAGCGGCagtcattaatatatatacatatccaaaaaaaagcattttacttggataaatcaatatattttaaactattttgAATAGTTTTCagataatataattttattgtaatataattCTAggtataattttaattttttgttgtaaaCAGCGCCATCGAATATTTATAGtgaaggcgctatataaatgtattattattattatcattattattattatattgttatGTAAATCAGCTCTATTGATTTTTAGTAACACCTTGGTTTTATTTTGATCATTACAGAATTCACAAACAAAGTTGGATGGCTGCTTACCAGGTGGAGACATATTTCTGGTTCTGTACTCTATTACCGATCGAGCAAGTTTCGAAGAAGCTACGAGAATTGGACGGCACATCAGAGAACGCGtaaaaacaaactcaacctcTCCCATGCTGATATTAATTGGGACAAAAAGAGACCTGGGACATCTTCGGAAAGTTGATGAAACGGAGGGCAGTGATTTATCAGGGGAATTAAATTGTCCCTTCTACGAGATTTCTGTATCCTGTTGCGACGGATACAAAGAAGTGTCGGATATGCTACGTGGTGCAATAAGACAGTTCTTAGAGAACGGAAAAAATGGTTCGCAAACCGATAAAAGGAATCAGTCTTCTTCGCTTTTGAAGATGAAGGAAGGATTCATTAAACGAAGGGGTTCTTTTAGAAAGAAATCGGCTTCCTTGTAAATGATTTTGCATTCTGACCAGCTAGGGAACAGCTAGTCCGTGGAAGGCCAATCAGTGCTTTTGGAAGCACTGTAAGAAATTCACGAAGAAAATTTCGGGACCGAACGCAACCGAAAGCAGCCCGCGTTAGTGTGGACACTACTGCTGCCTTGACGTTCGTTGACGGCTTgtccaatagcccatttcctagttgctgcatgcctcagtttcaaagggagtcctggtgcacaaccattcaaatggaaattcgttgcatattcttatgcaaatcaaactcatttccctttcaatagttgagcactaagactcacttcgaacaagaggcaaacagcaactcggaaatggcccaatAAGGGCCATATGCATGTGAATGCTATCAAAATAGATGGTGTTTATCTCAAACCAAGtacagaaaaattaataagaaCTTGAAAATCTGCGATACCTCCATAAGTTATAATTCGTGTAAAATGGATGCTGGTCTTTGTTCCGTAAGGGTTAGCATCAGGTTGTGCGGAAGAGGAGCTGAAAAAAGACGGGACAAACTTGGGAGAGACTGGCTAGTCCAACTCTCACAGAGTCCTCGACGACGCCGGCACCTCCGAATGGTTAAGAATAATTTCGCACAAGATGTCAATCAAAGTTCAGGGGTCgcggagtacgtttgaaagtggaTTGGGGTGGGGAATAACGAAAgtgtgaggggagggggagaggtTTAGAGGAAACACACCGTAGGAAGTAGGAAaagagtggggggggggggggaggctaTAGCTCTCCCAGTGCCTTTCTCTCCGCGGCCCCTGATGAAGTTGTAAGCTCTTGGTCATGAGCTCCTGCAGGAATTCAGGAATTTCGGTCTTCGAAATTACGAAGGGGTATTATTTTCATCCTCAATTCTTTGCGAAAGAAACTAAGGTGTAACATCGCGACATCCAAATCGAATTTATGACGTGTCCTTGGAGTCTGTTGGGAAATTTAAATTGCACTCGGTAAACATTTACCCCAAATCTCGTATATGAGCTAAGCCTGTATTTTCCCCATGCCCGCGTGTGTCTTCCGTGTGGCtatagaaaacagaaattaaagTAATGCAACGCAAGCTTTTGAAGAGTTATTGTGTTTTGATTTAGGGCCGAATACTCATGCGTATGTCCAAGATTCTGCGTGACTCCTCATTCACGTCCCCAGTGACCGCGATTCTTTCTTTCAGTACCAAGAATAACGACCTCTGGCTGGTTCCGAAACATTGCTGTAATCTTCTAAATGACACCGCCATGATGAAGGGTGAAGCTTCATCACTATTCTTCGACAGTGTTTAGGATACCGCAGCCGGAGTCGTAGCTGTTATAGTTGGTATCTCTGCGGtctttgttgccatggtaattgaGGACACTCGTCCCCCACTTCTTGACAAAAGCTTCCTTCGCCATGAGCGAAACAGTTTTTTAATTAAACGTTTGTAGCTGTTCTTAAATTCTTGGTTTAAGAAGCCATAAACGAGTGGGTTGATTGCAGAGTTTGAATAAACCACACAAGATGTTATAGCGGCGAAGAGATATGACACTGCTTCTCCTCTAAAGATCGTAATGAGAATTCCAGCGAAAAATGGACTCCAAGAGAAATAAAACAGACCAATGACGATCGCTtggaagaaatataaaaaatacaattaatAGGGCATCTCGAAAACTCCCTAGAATACGTAATTAAGCCCCATTTGCTCCTCACCAATAGATTAAATAGTTTCGAGCCGCGAGTCAtagtcttaaggacggtgcctactaattcaaaggtatgtttgccccgatttacgattatgcaggaaaggtagatcttaacaagtgttattgaaatccaaaatgaaaaattgggggtaaccacgcatttttcaaagataattcatcaacaatatttgtaaaaagctctaaaatacaaatcaatgtgtggcgttctttctcaatttgaagctcaattatctctaaagaatgcatggttacccccaaatttctttttggataccaagagtactcacgaagatctactttatctgcatagttttaaaccgagCAAAAATATCCCGGCATTAGTAAGCGTCAGCGATAGGAAATttgagtatctggagatgcgcagaacttatgcgcaataacaatagtaggcaccgtccttaagatccAAAGAAACCAAACATTGGGACATCACTTGGTCTAACCCACTGGGTACAAATTCAAGCCGGTTGTTCACTAAACAGGGAAATCGGTGACAACCTGACGAATTGACGAAAATTCGTGATGCATTCTATTTTCGTAATTTTAGAATTCTGTAATGTTTTGgcataatagtaataatgaataatgagCTTATTTACGTGTCAAGTCGTCTAGCACTAGGGCACTAATGGTCTTTATTGGAattgagcctgcaggcacattttcttttgcttaaaaCTACGTGCAGAAGAGGCTTAAGCTAGGGTCAATTTAATGCAAAACgaccccttagcctcgttttccgcacattcagtaaacggcgcaaaaatacctttaaattagtaagcaccgtccttaactcaaGTCAGAATGATCAAACAGTGgttttttgtggagaggggacaAACTAGAGTACACGGAGAAAAATCTCCTGGAGCAGaatacagaaccaacaaactttaCCAACATGGGACGCTGAGTCTAGAAACCGAAGCAGGGCCACAATGGTGGGAAACAAgaactctcaccactgcaccagcccTGGTGCCTAGTTCCGGGATAGCCGTTTCAAAGTTGTAGTAGGATTTCTAACTGTAAAGATTAAGTTCGGAAAGTGGTTGCTACTTAAGGTAAGTGACATAAGAATACGGAAATAATAAGCTTACAAGACAAATGTAAATGCCACTGTGATGTCAACACTATGGTTCCATTACACAATCG containing:
- the LOC138006409 gene encoding ras-related and estrogen-regulated growth inhibitor-like, with the protein product MRRRKTSQQPNLKAVRTVVLGKDGVGKSALIVRFLTRRFITEYDQTLESTWRHHMEVDSEYIYVDLMDTAGENSQTKLDGCLPGGDIFLVLYSITDRASFEEATRIGRHIRERVKTNSTSPMLILIGTKRDLGHLRKVDETEGSDLSGELNCPFYEISVSCCDGYKEVSDMLRGAIRQFLENGKNGSQTDKRNQSSSLLKMKEGFIKRRGSFRKKSASL